One genomic region from Stackebrandtia nassauensis DSM 44728 encodes:
- the prmC gene encoding peptide chain release factor N(5)-glutamine methyltransferase, which yields MGTGWRALLDEATRRLTESGVDSPRVDAEFLAAHVAGVSRGGLFAAAAPTSAQAKKFRSLVERRAAREPLQHVLGTAPFRYAELAVGPGVFVPRPETEQLAEWALARLATVAAPLVVDLCAGSGAIGHAIVSERPDAVVVLVEKYPEAANWLRRNLDGVAARVVEADAVSPETLSDLDGQCDAVLSNPPYVPTSTAVSPEVAADPATAVFGGSCGLDVIRPLIPRAARLLRPGGVVAIEHDDSHGAVVPELLTAAGFADATDHDDLTGRPRFATATLPPRGLARLAGCEAL from the coding sequence GTGGGAACCGGTTGGCGCGCACTGCTGGACGAGGCGACCCGACGGCTCACGGAGTCGGGAGTGGACTCTCCGCGGGTGGACGCGGAGTTCCTCGCCGCCCACGTCGCCGGTGTGTCCCGGGGTGGACTGTTCGCCGCCGCGGCTCCCACATCGGCGCAGGCCAAGAAGTTTCGCTCCCTGGTGGAGCGCCGAGCCGCCCGCGAGCCGTTGCAGCACGTCCTGGGCACCGCCCCGTTCCGGTACGCGGAACTGGCGGTGGGGCCGGGGGTGTTCGTGCCGCGGCCCGAGACCGAGCAGCTGGCCGAGTGGGCGCTGGCCCGGCTGGCCACCGTCGCGGCGCCGTTGGTGGTGGACCTGTGCGCCGGCTCCGGGGCCATCGGGCACGCGATCGTCTCGGAGCGGCCCGACGCCGTGGTCGTCCTGGTCGAGAAGTACCCCGAGGCGGCGAACTGGTTGCGGCGCAATCTGGACGGTGTGGCCGCGCGGGTCGTCGAGGCCGACGCCGTATCGCCCGAGACCCTGTCCGACCTGGATGGACAATGCGACGCCGTTTTGTCCAATCCGCCCTATGTGCCCACTTCCACGGCGGTGTCCCCTGAGGTCGCCGCCGACCCCGCCACCGCCGTGTTCGGCGGCTCGTGCGGCCTCGACGTGATCCGCCCGCTGATCCCACGGGCGGCGCGACTGTTGCGCCCCGGCGGCGTCGTCGCCATCGAACACGACGACTCCCACGGCGCGGTGGTGCCGGAACTGCTGACGGCCGCCGGGTTCGCCGACGCCACCGACCACGACGACCTGACCGGACGGCCCCGCTTCGCGACCGCCACTTTGCCGCCACGGGGGTTAGCTAGGCTGGCGGGCTGTGAGGCTTTATGA
- a CDS encoding L-threonylcarbamoyladenylate synthase yields MRLYDCRKASERDSAIKAAVSAVESGDLVVMPTDTVYGLGADAFKSYAVDALLRTKKRGRDMVPPVLVGSRKALDGLTISVPSMIKDLVAAFWPGPLTVVMHYSPTLAWDLGDDDGTVAVRMPLHPVALEVLAETGPMAVSSANKTGQPPAATATDAKEQLGYAVQVYLEAGPSPDTKPSTIVDCTGDVPKVLRQGALSLERLREVNADTLGVEDRD; encoded by the coding sequence GTGAGGCTTTATGACTGCCGCAAGGCCAGCGAACGCGACTCCGCCATCAAGGCGGCGGTGTCGGCCGTGGAATCCGGGGACCTGGTCGTCATGCCGACCGACACCGTCTATGGCCTGGGCGCCGACGCCTTCAAGTCCTACGCCGTCGACGCGCTGCTGCGCACCAAGAAGCGCGGCCGCGACATGGTCCCGCCGGTCCTGGTCGGTTCCCGCAAGGCGCTGGACGGGCTGACGATCTCGGTGCCGTCGATGATCAAGGACCTGGTGGCCGCGTTCTGGCCCGGCCCGCTGACCGTCGTCATGCACTATTCGCCCACTCTGGCCTGGGACCTGGGTGACGACGACGGGACCGTGGCGGTGCGGATGCCGCTGCACCCGGTCGCGCTTGAGGTGCTGGCCGAGACCGGGCCGATGGCGGTGTCCTCGGCCAACAAGACCGGCCAGCCGCCCGCCGCCACCGCCACCGACGCCAAGGAACAGCTGGGATACGCGGTGCAGGTGTACCTGGAGGCCGGGCCCTCGCCCGACACGAAGCCCAGCACCATCGTGGACTGCACCGGCGACGTGCCCAAGGTGCTGCGGCAGGGAGCGCTGTCGCTGGAGCGGCTGCGTGAGGTCAACGCCGACACCCTCGGCGTGGAGGACCGGGACTGA
- a CDS encoding low molecular weight phosphotyrosine protein phosphatase gives MPPFTVLHVCMGNICRSPMAERLLTLRVNQIAGDEDLVYSHSCGIGLWHVGERMNPPAARELRSRGGTDAGFKAQHIARDLVEASDVILTATDEQYEYIAETFPDALPRTFLLRHFGRLAAGIDPNELPVSDGSAAAVHARGVALVAAADRRRDSQDAENLDDPWGESPAIFRRIGDEIDEALKPVVAALLS, from the coding sequence ATGCCGCCGTTCACCGTCCTGCACGTGTGCATGGGCAACATCTGCCGCTCGCCGATGGCCGAGCGGCTGCTGACGTTGCGGGTCAACCAGATCGCCGGGGACGAGGACCTGGTGTACAGCCATTCCTGCGGCATCGGACTGTGGCATGTCGGCGAGCGGATGAACCCGCCCGCCGCCCGGGAACTGCGGTCCCGGGGCGGCACCGACGCCGGGTTCAAGGCCCAGCACATCGCCCGTGACCTCGTCGAGGCGTCCGACGTGATCCTCACCGCGACCGACGAGCAGTACGAGTACATCGCCGAGACCTTCCCCGACGCCCTGCCCCGCACCTTCCTGTTGCGGCACTTCGGGCGGCTCGCCGCCGGGATCGACCCGAACGAGCTGCCGGTCAGCGACGGCTCGGCCGCAGCCGTGCACGCCAGGGGAGTGGCGCTGGTGGCCGCGGCCGACCGGCGCCGCGACAGCCAGGACGCCGAGAACCTGGACGACCCGTGGGGAGAGTCACCCGCGATCTTCCGCCGGATCGGCGACGAGATCGACGAGGCGCTGAAGCCGGTGGTCGCCGCCCTGCTGAGCTAG
- a CDS encoding AtpZ/AtpI family protein encodes MDEDQPPRPPDDSDKTPSGADQGWTAVAYLITGIVFWGGVGWLIDGWLDLDGIAIGIGSVVGAACGVYLIVRRLAP; translated from the coding sequence ATGGACGAAGATCAGCCACCCCGCCCTCCTGACGACTCCGACAAGACCCCCTCCGGGGCCGACCAGGGCTGGACGGCGGTTGCTTACCTCATAACCGGAATTGTGTTCTGGGGTGGCGTCGGCTGGTTGATCGACGGATGGCTCGACCTCGATGGCATCGCTATCGGGATCGGTTCAGTTGTCGGCGCTGCCTGCGGTGTTTATCTCATCGTCCGCAGGCTTGCTCCATAG
- the atpB gene encoding F0F1 ATP synthase subunit A yields the protein MLGQAKVLASGDLPFPPTVDDFFLPDFVTGRTDTFWATKITSLVVLAVIAVIAFYVLSYRKPQLVPTKKQWIAESAYGFIRNNVVGSMLGEKDTVRFAPYMATLFSFIAVMNIMGIIPGIQMSPSSHIAFPTILAVVSYVMFNYVGIKKFGFVKYMKHTLIPPAPIFVMPLLIPIEFFSNLIIRPVTLALRLFANLFAGHIILLVFTLGGFAMINANGLLFPVSIVSWAMTVALTFLEAFIAILQAYMFVVLSTSYIQGALAEEH from the coding sequence GTGCTCGGACAGGCCAAAGTGCTCGCGAGCGGAGACCTTCCGTTTCCGCCCACGGTGGACGATTTCTTCCTGCCCGATTTCGTCACAGGACGCACCGACACGTTCTGGGCCACCAAGATCACGTCGCTGGTGGTGCTGGCGGTCATCGCGGTCATCGCGTTCTACGTCCTGTCCTACCGCAAGCCCCAGCTGGTGCCGACCAAGAAGCAGTGGATCGCCGAATCCGCCTACGGGTTCATCCGCAACAACGTCGTCGGCAGCATGCTCGGCGAGAAGGACACCGTCCGCTTCGCGCCCTACATGGCGACGCTGTTCAGCTTCATCGCGGTGATGAACATCATGGGCATCATCCCGGGCATCCAGATGTCGCCCAGCTCCCACATCGCCTTCCCGACGATTCTCGCCGTGGTCAGCTACGTGATGTTCAACTACGTGGGCATCAAGAAGTTCGGCTTCGTCAAGTACATGAAGCACACCCTGATCCCACCGGCGCCGATCTTCGTGATGCCGCTGCTGATCCCGATCGAATTCTTCTCCAACCTGATCATCCGCCCGGTCACGCTGGCGCTGCGACTCTTCGCCAACCTGTTCGCCGGACACATCATCCTGCTGGTGTTCACCCTCGGTGGTTTCGCGATGATCAACGCCAACGGTCTGCTGTTCCCGGTGTCCATCGTGTCCTGGGCCATGACCGTGGCGCTGACCTTCCTGGAGGCGTTCATCGCGATCCTCCAGGCCTACATGTTCGTGGTCTTGAGCACCAGCTACATCCAAGGCGCACTCGCCGAGGAACACTAA
- the atpE gene encoding ATP synthase F0 subunit C, translating into MDIAATEIDLSGSLSAIGYGLAAIGPGIGVGIIFSAYIQATARQPESAKLTQPFMWIGFAVVEALALLGIAFGYAFQP; encoded by the coding sequence ATGGACATTGCCGCCACCGAAATCGACCTGTCCGGCAGCCTCAGCGCCATCGGTTACGGTCTGGCCGCGATCGGCCCGGGCATCGGCGTGGGAATCATCTTCTCCGCCTACATCCAGGCCACCGCCCGTCAGCCCGAGTCGGCCAAGCTGACCCAGCCGTTCATGTGGATCGGCTTCGCCGTGGTCGAGGCGCTGGCGCTGCTGGGTATCGCCTTCGGTTACGCGTTCCAGCCCTAA
- a CDS encoding F0F1 ATP synthase subunit B, which yields MKTATQILAESDHNPIVPIWQELVVGTVAFAILCFVLMKFVFPKMEQTFRARVDAIEGGIKRAEETQAKANELLEQYKQQLAEARTEAASIRDEARAEAIAAKEEIVTEARTEAERIINAGKESLAASRQQLLTELRGEVGEIAVELAGRIVGESLADEARRSGTVERFLSELDADSAGAR from the coding sequence ATGAAGACAGCCACTCAAATTCTCGCCGAAAGCGACCACAACCCGATCGTGCCGATCTGGCAGGAGCTCGTGGTTGGGACCGTCGCCTTCGCGATCCTGTGCTTCGTGCTGATGAAGTTCGTCTTCCCGAAGATGGAGCAGACCTTCCGCGCGAGGGTCGACGCCATCGAAGGCGGCATCAAGCGCGCCGAGGAGACGCAGGCCAAGGCCAACGAGCTGCTGGAGCAGTACAAGCAGCAGCTGGCCGAAGCCCGCACCGAGGCCGCGAGCATCCGCGACGAGGCCCGGGCCGAAGCGATCGCCGCCAAAGAGGAGATCGTCACCGAGGCCCGCACCGAAGCCGAGCGCATCATCAACGCGGGCAAGGAGTCGCTGGCCGCCTCGCGGCAGCAGCTGCTCACCGAGCTCCGTGGTGAAGTGGGCGAAATCGCCGTCGAACTCGCCGGCCGCATCGTCGGTGAGTCGCTGGCCGACGAGGCCCGTCGCTCCGGAACCGTGGAACGGTTCCTGTCTGAACTGGACGCCGATTCGGCGGGAGCACGCTGA
- a CDS encoding F0F1 ATP synthase subunit delta, with protein MSITGQQSVQAGYEALEAYAKRVKPETLDKVASELLAVKDLFANEPRLRRALTDPGRTAAERSGLAEQVLSGKVSAGTLKVLTALIGQRWSTPGELLTAVESIGVDAILRVGAAQDVLAEVEDELFRFARLVDGDNDLSRALSDGSAPASARTELVRTLLSGKANAVSVRLAEVAAAGFGGRRGFDTAATKLLELVSAKREQRLAYITVAAPLPQDQEARLTRKLSEIYGHTISAKITVDPQVVGGIRVQIGHDLYDGTVARRLTEARKALAARH; from the coding sequence ATGTCGATCACCGGACAACAGTCGGTCCAGGCGGGTTACGAGGCGCTGGAGGCGTACGCCAAACGCGTCAAGCCCGAGACCCTGGACAAGGTCGCCAGCGAGCTGCTCGCCGTCAAGGACCTGTTCGCCAACGAGCCCCGGCTGCGCCGGGCGCTGACCGACCCCGGCCGCACCGCGGCCGAGCGGAGCGGTCTGGCCGAGCAGGTGCTGTCGGGCAAGGTGTCGGCCGGGACCCTGAAGGTGCTGACCGCCCTGATCGGACAGCGCTGGTCGACCCCGGGTGAGCTGCTCACCGCGGTGGAGTCGATCGGCGTGGACGCGATCCTGCGGGTCGGCGCGGCACAGGACGTGCTCGCCGAGGTCGAGGACGAACTGTTCCGCTTCGCCCGGCTCGTCGACGGCGACAACGACCTGTCGCGGGCGCTCTCCGACGGCTCCGCCCCGGCTTCGGCCCGGACGGAACTGGTGCGCACGCTGTTGTCCGGCAAGGCGAACGCCGTCTCCGTGCGGCTCGCCGAGGTCGCCGCCGCCGGCTTCGGCGGTCGTCGCGGCTTTGACACGGCGGCCACCAAGCTGCTCGAGCTGGTTTCGGCCAAGCGTGAGCAGCGGCTCGCCTACATCACCGTGGCCGCACCGCTGCCGCAAGACCAGGAGGCCCGGCTGACGCGCAAGCTGTCGGAGATCTACGGTCACACCATTTCCGCGAAGATCACGGTCGACCCACAGGTTGTGGGCGGCATTCGCGTCCAGATCGGACATGACCTGTACGACGGCACCGTTGCCCGTCGCCTCACCGAAGCCCGAAAAGCGTTGGCGGCGCGGCACTAG
- the atpA gene encoding F0F1 ATP synthase subunit alpha, translated as MAELTISSDEIRSALDAYVSSYRPEISREEVGTVTTCGDGIAIVEGLPSTMFNEILEFADGTIGIAQNLNLRDIGVVVLGDYAGIEEGQQVKRTGKVLSVPVGDKFLGRVVDALGNPIDELGDIEAEATRELELQAPNVMARQSVFEPVETGIKAIDSMTAIGRGQRQLIIGDRKTGKTQVCIDTIINQKKNWESGDPKKQLRCIYVAIGQKASTIASVKGMLEAHGAMEYTTIVASPASDPAGLKYLAPYTGSSIGQHWMYGGKHVLIVFDDLSKQAEAYRAISLLLRRPPGREAFPGDVFYLHSRLLERCAKLSDEMGGGSMTGLPIIETKAGDISQFIPTNVISITDGQVFLEEGLFNSGVRPAINVGTSVSRVGGAAQPKAMRKVAGSLRLDLAQYRELEAFAAFASDLDDASLAQLGRGQRLVELLKQGVAQPYPMEEEIASIWAGTSGQLDDVPVGQVRQFEDEFLGYLRHNHRETLDTIANTGKLDDDAVETLKSAVTRFKQMFLSKDDSPNINEAPADALEGDVATESVKRVVPKKG; from the coding sequence ATGGCAGAGTTGACCATCTCCTCCGACGAGATTCGCAGCGCGCTCGACGCGTACGTCTCGTCGTACCGGCCGGAGATCTCCCGCGAGGAGGTCGGCACCGTCACGACGTGCGGTGACGGTATCGCCATTGTCGAGGGCCTGCCCTCCACAATGTTCAACGAGATTCTGGAGTTCGCCGACGGCACGATCGGCATCGCCCAGAACCTGAACCTCCGCGACATCGGTGTGGTCGTCCTGGGTGACTACGCCGGAATCGAAGAGGGCCAGCAGGTCAAGCGGACCGGCAAGGTGTTGTCGGTGCCGGTGGGCGACAAGTTCCTGGGCCGCGTCGTCGACGCCCTGGGCAACCCGATCGACGAACTGGGCGACATCGAGGCCGAGGCCACCCGTGAGCTGGAGCTCCAGGCCCCCAACGTCATGGCGCGTCAGAGCGTCTTCGAGCCGGTCGAGACCGGCATCAAGGCCATCGACTCGATGACCGCGATCGGCCGTGGCCAGCGTCAGCTGATCATCGGCGACCGCAAGACCGGCAAGACCCAGGTCTGCATCGACACGATCATCAACCAGAAGAAGAACTGGGAGTCGGGCGACCCGAAGAAGCAGCTGCGCTGCATCTACGTCGCCATCGGCCAGAAGGCCTCCACCATCGCCAGCGTCAAGGGCATGCTCGAGGCCCACGGTGCGATGGAGTACACCACCATCGTCGCCTCGCCCGCCTCCGACCCGGCCGGTCTGAAGTACCTGGCGCCCTACACCGGCTCGTCCATCGGACAGCACTGGATGTACGGCGGCAAGCACGTCCTGATCGTCTTCGACGACCTGTCCAAGCAGGCCGAGGCCTACCGCGCGATCTCGCTGCTGCTGCGTCGCCCGCCGGGACGTGAAGCCTTCCCCGGTGACGTGTTCTACCTGCACTCCCGCCTGCTGGAGCGCTGCGCGAAGCTGTCGGACGAGATGGGCGGCGGCTCGATGACCGGTCTGCCGATCATCGAGACCAAGGCCGGCGACATCTCGCAGTTCATCCCGACCAACGTCATCTCGATCACCGACGGGCAGGTGTTCCTCGAGGAGGGCCTGTTCAACTCCGGTGTCCGTCCGGCCATCAACGTCGGTACCTCGGTGTCGCGTGTCGGTGGTGCCGCGCAGCCCAAGGCGATGCGCAAGGTCGCCGGTTCGCTGCGGCTGGACCTGGCGCAGTACCGCGAGCTGGAGGCCTTCGCGGCCTTCGCCTCCGACCTCGACGACGCCTCGCTGGCGCAGCTGGGTCGCGGTCAGCGACTGGTCGAGCTGCTGAAGCAGGGTGTGGCGCAGCCTTACCCGATGGAGGAGGAGATCGCGTCCATCTGGGCCGGTACCTCCGGTCAGCTCGACGACGTCCCCGTCGGCCAGGTCCGGCAGTTCGAGGACGAGTTCCTCGGCTACCTGCGGCACAACCACCGCGAGACGCTGGACACCATCGCCAACACGGGCAAGCTCGATGACGACGCGGTGGAGACCCTGAAGTCGGCGGTCACCCGGTTCAAGCAGATGTTCCTGTCCAAGGACGACTCGCCGAACATCAACGAGGCTCCGGCCGACGCGCTGGAGGGCGACGTCGCGACCGAGTCCGTCAAGCGCGTCGTGCCGAAGAAGGGCTGA
- a CDS encoding F0F1 ATP synthase subunit gamma, whose amino-acid sequence MGAQLRVLRQRIKTTQSIKKITKAMELVATSRVGKAQARVAASLPYARAITDVMTALASSANIDHPLLKPRDVVRRSGVLVLTGDKGMCGGYNINAVRTAEQLISRLAEEGKNPVLYVVGRSGVDYYQFRKREIQKSWAGFTDSPTVADAAEITKTLLTAFVNGADDDGDNPGADGVLGVDELHIVHTKFVSLLTQNPDAKQLAPMEVEEVEADDSDPNLILPAYEFEPDPEELLDALLPKYLTTRVYAALIEAAASESAARRRAMKAATDNAEELLKTLTRERNAARQAEITQEISEIVGGASALAATGSE is encoded by the coding sequence ATGGGAGCGCAGCTACGTGTGCTGCGGCAGCGGATCAAGACCACCCAGTCCATCAAGAAGATCACCAAGGCGATGGAGCTGGTGGCGACCAGCCGCGTCGGTAAGGCACAGGCGCGGGTGGCGGCTTCGCTGCCCTACGCCCGGGCCATCACGGACGTGATGACCGCGCTGGCCTCCAGTGCGAACATCGACCATCCGCTGCTGAAGCCGCGCGATGTCGTCCGCCGTTCCGGCGTGCTGGTCCTGACCGGCGACAAGGGAATGTGTGGCGGCTACAACATCAACGCGGTGCGCACCGCCGAACAGTTGATCTCTCGGCTCGCCGAAGAGGGCAAGAACCCGGTGCTGTACGTCGTGGGTCGCTCCGGAGTGGACTACTACCAGTTCCGCAAGCGTGAGATCCAGAAGTCCTGGGCCGGTTTCACCGATTCGCCGACCGTCGCCGACGCCGCCGAGATCACCAAGACACTGTTGACGGCCTTCGTCAACGGTGCCGACGACGACGGCGACAACCCGGGTGCGGACGGCGTGCTGGGTGTCGACGAGCTCCACATCGTCCACACCAAGTTCGTGTCGCTGCTGACGCAGAATCCGGACGCGAAACAGCTGGCGCCCATGGAGGTCGAGGAGGTCGAGGCCGACGATTCGGACCCGAACCTGATCCTCCCGGCGTACGAGTTCGAACCGGACCCGGAAGAGCTGCTGGACGCGCTGCTGCCGAAGTACCTGACGACCCGCGTGTACGCCGCTCTCATCGAGGCGGCGGCCAGCGAGTCGGCGGCGCGGCGTCGCGCCATGAAGGCGGCGACGGACAACGCCGAAGAACTGCTCAAGACCCTGACGCGGGAGCGAAACGCCGCGCGGCAGGCGGAGATCACTCAAGAGATCAGCGAAATCGTCGGCGGCGCGAGCGCGCTGGCCGCGACGGGAAGTGAGTAA